The proteins below are encoded in one region of Flammeovirga kamogawensis:
- a CDS encoding McrC family protein, translated as MINLFEYQNKVVADDIDLESLDLFLDEIWVNREVNSWYNEKGESKAIETQRFIQTLHKTNELKSNKYVGVVQFEGHTINLLPKVFYKQGKEYSKDEVGQMQNHILWWLSYCRKIKFPSYQTTLGDVKSDFFEVLIYLFAKYTRKLLATSIYQNYEEQSSELNHIKGRLNTNEYIRQNLSKGNWHKLNCSYDAFVMDNKFNRIIKYVANLLFTVTQNSDNKKYLREILFFLDEVSDEQATASQCATISFNPVFEEFTTVRDYCQLFLSNAISFSYKNELKLFAFLLPMEYVFEDFIFGFIEKELEEITAKAQVSDKYLDTKNTFNLKPDLLIKTGTKNYIADTKYKIVYTDESDPKKGISQTDLYQMLAYAIRFKVDEIILFYPNTINNYQEKIAHLTIEDEWGDGKKIDIHAYQIPFLSNEVMSMAFKGNVELETLFSGLRNELITELSNSLM; from the coding sequence ATGATTAATCTATTTGAATATCAAAATAAAGTAGTTGCTGATGACATTGATTTAGAAAGTCTAGATTTATTTTTAGATGAAATCTGGGTAAATAGAGAAGTGAATTCCTGGTATAATGAAAAAGGTGAATCTAAAGCAATAGAAACACAGCGTTTCATTCAGACACTACATAAAACCAATGAATTAAAATCTAATAAATACGTAGGTGTAGTTCAGTTTGAAGGACATACTATCAACTTATTGCCTAAAGTATTTTACAAGCAAGGTAAAGAGTATTCTAAAGATGAAGTAGGTCAAATGCAAAACCACATTTTATGGTGGCTAAGCTATTGTAGGAAGATAAAGTTTCCAAGCTATCAAACTACTTTGGGTGATGTGAAAAGTGATTTCTTTGAAGTACTAATCTATCTATTTGCAAAGTATACGCGTAAACTACTCGCTACTTCTATCTATCAAAATTATGAAGAGCAAAGTAGTGAATTAAATCATATCAAAGGCAGACTTAATACGAATGAATATATCCGTCAAAATCTATCAAAGGGAAATTGGCATAAACTAAATTGCTCCTACGATGCTTTTGTGATGGATAATAAGTTTAATCGTATCATTAAGTATGTGGCAAATCTACTTTTCACTGTTACGCAAAACAGCGATAACAAAAAGTACCTTAGAGAGATATTATTCTTTTTAGATGAAGTATCGGATGAGCAAGCTACCGCTTCTCAATGTGCTACTATATCATTTAATCCCGTTTTTGAGGAGTTTACTACAGTAAGAGATTACTGTCAGTTATTCTTGAGTAATGCCATTTCATTTAGCTATAAAAATGAATTGAAACTATTCGCTTTCCTCCTACCAATGGAGTACGTATTTGAAGATTTTATTTTTGGTTTTATTGAAAAGGAACTGGAAGAAATAACTGCCAAAGCACAAGTCTCAGACAAGTACTTAGATACAAAAAACACGTTTAATCTAAAACCAGACCTTCTTATAAAAACAGGAACAAAAAACTACATTGCAGATACAAAATATAAAATTGTCTATACAGATGAATCAGATCCTAAAAAGGGTATTTCACAAACAGATTTATATCAAATGCTTGCCTATGCCATTCGTTTTAAAGTAGATGAAATCATTCTCTTCTATCCCAATACGATAAACAATTATCAAGAAAAAATAGCTCACCTAACTATCGAAGATGAATGGGGAGATGGTAAAAAAATTGATATACATGCCTATCAAATTCCTTTTTTAAGTAATGAGGTTATGAGTATGGCTTTTAAGGGAAATGTAGAGTTGGAAACTTTATTTTCTGGGTTGAGGAATGAACTGATTACGGAGTTATCTAATTCATTAATGTAA
- a CDS encoding AAA family ATPase, translating to MTNTLQFTWLNTYKKIISFLSTKREKQESLIEILRLLGVDALNDIDESDTQFPMNEIDPFTFLAYLNKYGDKNRLDLIQRLSNHLKFDENITDVSGLPTSNAQKVWLFVYKKERVNNEINRLWDFFFDVLDGNINNENFKDILNIKNVGKTKLTEVLFYVNPEKYFPINGPVKPYLEKVLNINTNFNTFDEYNQVLEKVQSKTNESFYKISYDAWLWGQENNKVNYWVFQGNPSVFDIERSLREKILDNWTVTAHKDKIKEGDKVILWVTGNKSGCYALAEVTSKPYDYKPSSDEHLWKKESKATSKADITIEYSFVDNPILKSDLTKHKVFDKFKGGSQGSNFSSTKKEYEVLKSMRINKATSLLVPLFKEIGKENIFDLTQTIDTVINTLALEQGDERFFFNLPKSKNKLGFSIGQCYIAVLDKRKFGWNKGYIDKQKEPDKDTWFYFLEDNQNYKEQLDNIITNAKSELERTSKTGYSKSNSKEFEKYIFDKDFRNEVLMEAFGVIENITSEKTDKKVEINYPLNSILYGPPGTGKTYSTISKAASIIAGYEITDYMEAKKIFNEHRGNQIEFITFHQNYSYEDFIQGLRPDTDKGDQLSFEKKDGIFKAIADKALSNLKDAKEFKVSKKPYEEVFQEFFQPLLEGEVEEIEIQMKKVSYFITEIGNKSIGFRKASGGTAHTLSIESLRKMYSAESTMGIQGLSTYYTPLLEELLKIGKSGVQEKVEKKNYVIIIDEINRANISRVFGELITLIEPDKRYGGDLALTTTLPSGDEFTVPSNLYIIGTMNTADKSIALLDIALRRRFEFESLYPQYDLEGMHYAEILQKINDKIISMKGHDFQIGHSYFMDKNFDLFKTINNKVIPLLLEYFLNDEKDVKSILGYAGFKVDKTSWPLKVEGFND from the coding sequence ATGACAAATACCCTTCAATTTACCTGGTTAAATACTTACAAAAAGATCATCTCCTTTTTAAGTACAAAAAGAGAAAAACAAGAGTCATTAATTGAAATCTTAAGGTTATTAGGTGTTGATGCATTAAATGATATTGATGAAAGTGATACTCAATTTCCAATGAATGAAATTGACCCTTTTACTTTTTTAGCCTATTTGAATAAGTATGGAGATAAAAATAGGCTTGATCTAATACAAAGGTTATCAAATCATTTGAAATTTGATGAAAATATAACTGATGTATCAGGTTTACCTACTTCTAATGCTCAAAAAGTTTGGCTATTTGTTTATAAGAAAGAAAGGGTAAATAATGAAATTAATAGACTCTGGGATTTCTTTTTTGATGTATTAGATGGAAATATAAATAATGAGAATTTTAAAGATATTCTAAACATTAAAAATGTTGGTAAAACCAAATTGACGGAAGTATTGTTCTACGTAAATCCTGAAAAGTACTTCCCGATTAACGGACCTGTAAAACCCTATTTAGAGAAAGTTTTAAATATCAATACTAACTTCAATACTTTTGATGAGTATAACCAAGTTTTAGAAAAAGTCCAATCTAAAACAAACGAGTCATTTTATAAAATATCATATGATGCTTGGCTATGGGGACAAGAAAATAATAAAGTTAACTATTGGGTGTTTCAAGGTAATCCGTCTGTTTTTGATATCGAAAGATCATTAAGAGAAAAAATTCTTGATAATTGGACTGTTACTGCTCACAAGGATAAAATAAAAGAGGGAGATAAAGTTATTTTGTGGGTAACAGGAAATAAATCTGGTTGCTATGCACTAGCTGAAGTGACATCAAAACCTTATGATTATAAACCCTCTTCGGATGAGCATTTATGGAAAAAAGAATCTAAAGCAACCTCTAAAGCTGATATTACAATAGAGTATAGCTTTGTAGATAATCCTATATTAAAATCTGATTTAACAAAACATAAAGTATTTGATAAATTTAAAGGGGGTTCACAAGGGTCAAATTTCTCTTCTACTAAAAAAGAATATGAAGTCTTGAAAAGTATGAGAATAAATAAAGCTACTTCATTGCTCGTACCTCTCTTCAAAGAAATCGGTAAAGAAAATATCTTTGATCTAACCCAAACCATTGATACGGTTATTAATACTCTAGCATTAGAACAAGGAGATGAAAGGTTCTTTTTCAACTTACCTAAAAGTAAAAATAAACTAGGTTTCAGTATTGGACAATGTTATATCGCTGTTCTCGACAAAAGAAAATTCGGTTGGAATAAAGGGTACATTGATAAACAAAAAGAACCCGATAAGGATACTTGGTTCTACTTTTTAGAAGATAATCAGAATTATAAGGAGCAACTTGATAATATAATCACAAATGCTAAATCTGAGTTAGAGAGAACATCAAAAACAGGTTATAGTAAATCCAATTCAAAAGAATTTGAAAAATACATTTTTGATAAAGATTTCAGAAATGAAGTATTAATGGAAGCATTTGGTGTAATAGAAAATATAACTTCAGAAAAAACAGACAAAAAAGTGGAAATAAACTACCCTCTAAACTCTATTCTTTACGGCCCTCCAGGTACAGGAAAAACCTACTCTACAATATCAAAAGCTGCTTCAATTATAGCTGGTTACGAAATTACAGATTATATGGAAGCTAAAAAGATATTTAATGAACATAGAGGAAATCAAATAGAATTTATCACCTTCCATCAAAACTATAGTTACGAAGACTTTATTCAAGGTTTAAGACCTGATACAGATAAAGGAGATCAACTTTCTTTTGAGAAGAAAGATGGTATTTTTAAGGCGATTGCAGATAAAGCGTTGTCTAATTTAAAAGATGCGAAAGAATTTAAAGTTAGTAAAAAACCTTACGAAGAAGTTTTCCAAGAATTCTTTCAACCACTTTTAGAGGGTGAAGTTGAAGAAATAGAGATTCAAATGAAAAAGGTTTCTTATTTCATTACTGAAATAGGTAATAAATCTATTGGATTTAGGAAAGCAAGTGGAGGAACAGCACATACACTGAGTATTGAATCATTAAGAAAAATGTATTCTGCTGAATCAACAATGGGGATTCAAGGATTATCTACCTATTACACACCACTTTTAGAGGAGTTATTAAAAATTGGTAAGTCTGGAGTACAAGAAAAAGTAGAAAAGAAAAACTATGTTATCATAATTGATGAGATCAACAGAGCTAATATTTCTAGAGTTTTTGGAGAATTAATAACCCTTATTGAACCCGATAAGCGTTATGGAGGTGATTTAGCATTAACCACTACACTACCTTCAGGCGATGAGTTTACAGTGCCATCTAACCTTTATATAATCGGCACAATGAATACAGCTGATAAATCAATTGCTTTATTAGACATTGCTTTAAGAAGACGTTTTGAGTTTGAATCCTTGTATCCTCAATATGATTTAGAAGGAATGCATTATGCTGAAATTCTTCAAAAAATCAATGATAAGATTATCTCAATGAAAGGGCATGACTTTCAAATTGGGCACTCCTACTTTATGGATAAAAACTTTGATTTATTCAAGACCATCAATAATAAGGTAATTCCTCTTCTTTTAGAATATTTCCTCAATGATGAAAAAGATGTAAAAAGTATATTAGGTTATGCAGGTTTTAAAGTTGACAAAACTTCTTGGCCATTAAAAGTGGAAGGATTCAATGATTAA
- a CDS encoding type I restriction endonuclease subunit R encodes MTTQPEQILENNLVQQLQQLGYDQVKLSDETALLSNLKSQLAKHNNTSFSDAEFKQVLNHLNKGSVFEKAKILRDKMQINKDDGSSEYIEFINQKQWCKNEFQVAQQITMEGSYKNRYDVTLLINGLPLVQVELKRRGLELKEAFNQTNRYQRHSYGAGQALFNYIQLFVISNGVNTKYYANNRKQSFKQTFFWADKENRNITELTKFADAFLELCHLSKMITKYIVLHESDKILMVLRPYQYYATEAIADRVKKGVKNGYIWHTTGSGKTLTSFKASQIMMEIPEVHKVVFVVDRRDLDYQTTKEFNHFSDGSVDGTDNTNKLVKQFTDDTKLIVTTIQKLNTAINGARYQSRMGNLVDKRIVFIFDECHRSQFGDTHKAITNFFQNKQLFGFTGTPIFADNSAKNDLGKRTTKDLFDECLHKYVITDAIKDQNVLRFAIEYVGRYKQKNSNNELDIDTDNLVEDIDTKELLESEKRLTKIADYIINNHERKTHSKTFTGMMCVSSVDTLIKYYDILQKKKEAGEHQLKVATIFSYKANEDDKDANGAFGEFEGAIAAEPQATYGNLHSREILDKYIADYNKMFGTSYSTKDSKSFYNYYNDIAKKVKNKEIDILLVVNMFLTGFDSKLLNTLYVDKNLQYHGLIQAFSRTNRILDEKKSHGNIVCFRNLKKNTDDAILLFSNKDAKEVILIEPYEQHLDKFHEALEKLLYLAPTVESVDDIIREDEQLAFVKAFRNLMRIKHILHGFADYKEDDLDLPAQAYEDYKSKYLDINDKVKNDRGTDKTSILDDVDFELELIHRDEVNVAYILTLLAQICETPDGAKKEGQKKSIIDTLSSEVQLRSKKELIEKFIDQNLPHIKDSEEVTDEFDKFIEVEKQNAFTKLVNEEKLKADITEKVISDYLFTNRTPIQSDVIETFETRPKLLQRKKLAQRVTDKMVGFVETFLSGF; translated from the coding sequence ATGACTACCCAACCAGAACAAATCCTAGAAAACAACCTAGTACAACAACTTCAACAACTAGGCTACGATCAAGTAAAATTATCTGATGAAACTGCCTTACTGTCTAATCTGAAAAGCCAACTAGCAAAGCATAACAACACTTCCTTCTCCGATGCCGAGTTTAAGCAGGTCTTGAACCACTTAAACAAAGGTTCTGTATTTGAGAAAGCAAAGATTTTGCGAGATAAAATGCAGATCAATAAGGACGATGGAAGCAGTGAATATATAGAATTTATCAATCAGAAGCAGTGGTGTAAAAATGAATTCCAAGTGGCACAACAGATCACTATGGAAGGAAGTTATAAAAATAGGTATGATGTCACACTTTTGATTAATGGTTTACCGTTGGTACAAGTGGAATTGAAGCGTAGAGGATTGGAGCTGAAAGAAGCATTTAACCAAACCAACCGTTATCAACGTCATTCTTATGGTGCAGGGCAAGCATTGTTCAATTATATCCAATTGTTTGTGATTTCCAACGGTGTCAATACAAAGTATTACGCCAATAACCGTAAGCAGTCTTTTAAGCAGACGTTTTTCTGGGCGGACAAAGAGAATAGAAACATTACAGAACTTACCAAGTTTGCGGATGCTTTCTTAGAGCTATGTCATCTCTCCAAGATGATCACCAAATACATTGTTCTGCATGAATCGGATAAGATATTAATGGTGCTTCGTCCTTATCAGTATTACGCTACGGAAGCCATTGCTGATAGAGTAAAAAAGGGTGTGAAGAACGGCTATATATGGCATACGACGGGATCAGGGAAGACATTAACATCTTTCAAGGCTTCTCAGATTATGATGGAAATTCCCGAAGTCCACAAAGTGGTTTTTGTAGTAGATAGAAGAGATTTGGATTATCAAACTACTAAAGAGTTCAACCACTTTTCTGATGGTAGTGTAGATGGCACAGACAATACCAATAAGTTGGTAAAACAGTTTACCGATGATACCAAATTGATTGTAACAACTATTCAGAAACTGAATACAGCCATTAATGGAGCTCGCTATCAATCGAGAATGGGAAATTTAGTGGATAAGCGTATTGTATTTATTTTTGACGAGTGCCATCGTTCTCAGTTTGGAGATACGCATAAAGCCATTACTAACTTCTTTCAAAATAAGCAGCTGTTTGGTTTTACGGGTACACCTATTTTTGCAGATAATTCTGCAAAAAATGATTTAGGAAAGCGTACTACCAAAGATTTATTTGATGAATGTTTGCATAAATATGTCATTACAGATGCGATTAAAGATCAAAATGTTTTACGCTTTGCTATAGAATACGTAGGGCGTTACAAGCAGAAAAATTCTAACAATGAATTGGATATCGATACAGATAATTTAGTAGAAGATATTGACACCAAAGAGCTGTTAGAATCAGAAAAACGACTGACAAAAATTGCTGATTATATCATCAATAATCACGAAAGAAAAACACACAGCAAAACCTTTACAGGTATGATGTGTGTGAGTAGTGTAGATACATTAATCAAGTATTACGATATCCTCCAAAAGAAAAAAGAAGCTGGAGAACATCAACTAAAAGTCGCAACCATTTTTAGCTACAAAGCCAATGAAGACGATAAGGATGCGAATGGTGCTTTTGGTGAGTTTGAAGGAGCAATAGCCGCTGAACCACAAGCCACTTACGGTAACTTACACAGTAGAGAAATTCTTGATAAATATATTGCCGACTACAACAAAATGTTTGGCACAAGCTACTCTACCAAAGATTCTAAGTCGTTTTATAACTATTACAACGACATCGCCAAGAAAGTCAAAAACAAGGAAATTGATATTCTTTTGGTTGTGAATATGTTTTTGACAGGTTTTGATAGTAAGCTATTGAATACCTTATATGTCGATAAAAACCTTCAATACCATGGCTTAATCCAAGCATTTTCACGTACCAATAGAATCTTAGACGAGAAAAAATCGCATGGAAATATTGTTTGTTTCAGAAACCTAAAGAAGAACACAGACGATGCCATTCTTCTCTTTTCTAATAAAGATGCAAAAGAAGTTATACTAATAGAACCTTATGAGCAACATTTAGATAAATTCCATGAAGCATTAGAAAAGCTTCTTTATCTAGCACCAACAGTAGAAAGTGTAGATGATATTATAAGAGAGGATGAGCAGCTTGCTTTTGTAAAAGCATTTAGAAATCTAATGCGTATCAAACATATTCTTCATGGTTTTGCTGATTATAAAGAAGATGATTTGGATCTCCCCGCACAAGCTTACGAAGACTATAAAAGTAAGTACTTGGATATAAATGACAAGGTTAAGAACGATAGAGGCACAGATAAAACATCTATTCTGGATGATGTAGATTTTGAGTTAGAACTTATCCATAGAGATGAAGTCAATGTCGCTTACATTTTAACCCTTCTAGCACAAATTTGTGAAACTCCAGATGGAGCAAAAAAAGAAGGTCAGAAAAAATCTATCATCGACACTTTATCTAGTGAAGTACAACTAAGAAGCAAGAAAGAATTGATAGAAAAATTTATTGATCAAAACTTACCTCACATCAAAGATAGCGAAGAGGTGACAGATGAATTTGATAAATTTATAGAAGTAGAAAAGCAAAATGCATTTACCAAACTCGTAAATGAAGAGAAACTAAAAGCTGATATTACAGAAAAAGTCATCAGCGATTACCTCTTTACCAATAGAACCCCTATACAATCGGATGTTATAGAAACATTTGAGACCAGACCTAAACTATTGCAACGTAAGAAACTAGCACAGAGAGTTACGGATAAAATGGTGGGGTTTGTGGAGACTTTTCTTAGTGGGTTTTAG
- a CDS encoding J domain-containing protein — protein MNLNKDYYYILGVSQEADNSEIKKAYRKLSQKFHPDMNGGDKFFEDRFKEIQEAYEILSNSHKRAIYDEERKVKSNQSSYSEPQENYFVPVIESFTANKKEVAFDEEITFYWKCLNCDVVMLKPFGQVKPIGSKTIKSKVFDKESFSFELVASNSTITKSTFKNIIIENKTYKAIKNEILKKEENKKNEDYVETKTVTDNRTGYVIVISVILLLFFLSLMLS, from the coding sequence ATGAACTTAAATAAAGATTATTACTACATACTTGGAGTATCACAAGAAGCCGATAATAGCGAAATAAAGAAGGCATATCGAAAGTTATCTCAAAAATTTCATCCAGATATGAACGGAGGAGATAAGTTTTTTGAGGATCGATTTAAAGAGATACAAGAGGCGTATGAGATATTGAGTAATTCTCATAAAAGGGCTATATATGATGAAGAAAGAAAAGTTAAGTCTAATCAATCGTCTTATTCTGAACCACAAGAAAATTATTTCGTTCCTGTAATTGAGTCATTTACTGCTAATAAAAAAGAGGTAGCTTTCGATGAAGAAATTACTTTTTATTGGAAGTGTCTGAATTGTGATGTTGTGATGTTGAAACCCTTTGGGCAAGTGAAACCTATTGGGTCAAAGACAATTAAAAGTAAGGTTTTTGATAAAGAGAGCTTCAGTTTTGAATTGGTTGCTAGTAATAGTACTATTACTAAAAGTACATTCAAAAATATAATTATTGAAAATAAAACTTACAAGGCAATAAAAAATGAAATACTAAAAAAAGAAGAAAATAAAAAAAATGAAGATTATGTAGAAACTAAAACAGTTACAGATAATAGAACCGGATATGTTATTGTTATATCTGTAATTTTATTACTATTCTTTTTATCTTTAATGTTATCATGA
- a CDS encoding restriction endonuclease subunit S has translation MTEVKNNIPVLRFPEFSGEWAVPKFGEKYNFYTTNSLSRDKLNYEGGSVKNLHYGDIHTKFQAMFSLSNEYVPFINEDVSLAKIKEESYCKEGDLVIADASEDYNDIGKSIELINLNTYKVLAGLHTLLARPKEDFAKGFTGYSLQSWTLRKQIMVVAQGTKVLGLSTKQLAKVTIPTPTLPEQQKIADFLSSVDKKIGQLEEKKSLLEEYKKGVMQKIFSREIRFKADDGSEFEEWEEINFGDLYKFISTNSLSREKLNYEIPNVYNIHYGDIHTKFKSQFSFQDEIVPYINTDVSLSKIKPEAYCEVGDLVIADASEDYADIGKLIEVKDLNNKKVLAGLHTFLARQTNSKKIYNGFLSHYAKSWKFRKQMMFIAQGTKVLSISTGRVSKIKIELPSFPEQQKIANFLTSLDRKIEVVGKELEGVKEWKKGLLQGMFV, from the coding sequence ATGACTGAAGTAAAAAATAATATTCCTGTATTGAGATTTCCTGAGTTTAGTGGGGAGTGGGCTGTGCCAAAGTTTGGAGAAAAGTATAACTTCTATACTACTAATTCACTCTCTAGAGATAAACTGAACTATGAAGGTGGATCGGTTAAGAATCTTCACTATGGAGATATTCATACTAAGTTTCAGGCAATGTTTAGCCTTTCTAATGAGTATGTTCCTTTCATAAATGAAGATGTAAGTCTCGCAAAGATAAAAGAAGAAAGTTATTGTAAAGAAGGTGATTTAGTGATAGCAGATGCATCAGAAGACTATAATGACATTGGTAAATCTATCGAGCTCATCAACCTTAATACTTATAAAGTCCTAGCAGGTCTTCATACACTATTAGCAAGACCAAAAGAAGACTTTGCTAAAGGTTTTACAGGCTATTCTTTACAGTCATGGACTTTGAGAAAGCAAATCATGGTAGTTGCTCAAGGAACTAAGGTCTTGGGTTTATCAACGAAACAATTAGCAAAAGTTACTATTCCAACTCCCACTCTCCCCGAACAACAAAAAATCGCCGACTTCTTATCCTCAGTAGATAAAAAAATCGGACAATTAGAGGAGAAAAAATCGCTTTTAGAGGAGTACAAGAAAGGCGTCATGCAAAAGATATTCTCTAGGGAGATTAGGTTTAAAGCCGATGATGGTAGTGAGTTTGAGGAGTGGGAAGAGATCAACTTTGGAGACTTATATAAATTCATCTCTACAAACTCTCTTTCAAGAGAAAAACTTAACTATGAAATTCCAAACGTTTATAATATTCATTATGGGGATATCCATACAAAGTTTAAATCACAATTCTCTTTTCAGGACGAAATAGTTCCTTACATTAATACCGATGTTAGTCTATCAAAAATAAAACCTGAGGCTTATTGTGAAGTTGGTGATTTAGTGATTGCAGATGCTTCTGAAGATTATGCTGATATAGGTAAACTAATTGAGGTGAAAGACTTGAATAATAAAAAAGTATTAGCTGGTCTACATACATTTTTAGCACGACAAACTAACTCTAAAAAAATCTATAATGGTTTTCTAAGTCATTATGCTAAAAGTTGGAAATTTAGAAAACAAATGATGTTCATAGCTCAAGGAACTAAAGTACTTAGTATTTCAACTGGTCGGGTTTCTAAAATTAAAATCGAATTACCTTCTTTCCCCGAACAACAAAAAATTGCTAATTTCTTAACTTCTTTAGATAGGAAGATTGAGGTAGTTGGTAAAGAGTTGGAAGGAGTTAAGGAGTGGAAGAAGGGGTTGTTGCAGGGAATGTTTGTGTAA
- a CDS encoding type I restriction-modification system subunit M, with the protein MSEIANNVDHKGQIERQLWNIANELRGNMGADEFRDYILGFIFYKYLSERMELFADKILEEDEMKFSEIKEASEEGKEYLEAIREEALESLGYFLLPSELFRVLAEEGQEQDSFIIEKLRDVLNHIEQSTMGTDSEEEFSGLFEELDLTSSKLGKTEKAKNDLISKVLFHLNQIDFQLENTEIDVLGDAYEYLIGQFASGAGKKAGEFYTPQSVSQILAQLVTVGKDKLQSVYDPTCGSGSLLLRVAKQVKEVAHFYGQELNRTTYNLARMNMILHGVRYNEFDIQQEDTLENPQHRDSQFEAIVANPPFSAQWSANPIHLSDDRFSEYGKLAPKSKADFAFVQHMVHHLGENGTMAVVLPHGVLFRGAAEGHIRKHLIEENNYLDAVIGLPANIFYGTSIPTCILVFKKCRKKDDAILFVDASQHFEKAKNQNYLRQEDVEKIISTYAERKEEEKYAHVASLEEVKENDYNLNIPRYVDTFEEEAQVDLDAVSDRLQNLAVEMEETDTTIQDFCNQLNIKTPF; encoded by the coding sequence ATGTCAGAAATAGCAAATAATGTAGACCATAAAGGTCAGATTGAGCGACAGTTATGGAACATCGCCAATGAGTTAAGAGGAAATATGGGAGCTGATGAGTTCCGTGATTATATATTGGGTTTTATCTTCTACAAATACCTTTCGGAGCGAATGGAATTATTTGCTGATAAAATTTTGGAGGAAGATGAAATGAAGTTTTCGGAGATTAAAGAAGCCTCTGAAGAAGGAAAGGAATATTTAGAAGCCATTAGAGAGGAAGCCTTAGAATCTTTGGGGTATTTCTTATTACCGAGCGAATTATTTAGAGTGCTTGCAGAAGAAGGGCAAGAACAAGACTCTTTTATTATAGAAAAATTGCGCGATGTATTGAACCACATTGAGCAAAGTACAATGGGTACGGACAGTGAGGAAGAGTTTAGTGGTTTGTTTGAAGAGCTAGACCTTACGTCTTCTAAGCTAGGGAAAACAGAGAAAGCGAAAAATGATTTAATTTCTAAAGTGCTTTTCCACTTAAACCAAATTGATTTCCAATTAGAAAATACGGAGATTGATGTTTTAGGTGATGCGTATGAATACCTGATCGGTCAGTTTGCTTCTGGAGCAGGTAAAAAAGCGGGTGAGTTTTATACGCCTCAATCTGTTTCTCAAATCTTAGCACAGTTGGTAACGGTAGGTAAAGACAAGCTACAATCGGTGTATGACCCTACTTGTGGCTCTGGATCTTTACTCCTTCGTGTTGCAAAACAAGTGAAAGAAGTAGCCCATTTCTATGGTCAGGAGTTGAATAGAACAACTTACAACTTGGCACGTATGAACATGATTTTGCATGGGGTACGTTACAATGAATTCGATATACAGCAAGAAGATACGTTAGAGAATCCACAACATAGAGACTCGCAGTTTGAAGCCATCGTAGCCAATCCTCCTTTCTCAGCACAGTGGTCTGCTAACCCTATACATTTGTCGGATGATCGTTTTAGTGAGTATGGAAAATTAGCCCCTAAGTCGAAAGCAGATTTTGCCTTTGTACAACACATGGTACATCACTTAGGTGAAAACGGAACAATGGCAGTGGTACTTCCTCATGGTGTATTGTTTAGAGGTGCAGCCGAAGGTCATATCCGTAAGCATCTGATTGAAGAGAACAATTACTTAGATGCGGTGATCGGTCTTCCTGCAAATATTTTCTATGGTACGAGTATTCCAACGTGTATTTTGGTCTTCAAAAAATGCCGTAAGAAAGACGATGCTATTCTTTTTGTAGATGCTTCACAACACTTCGAGAAGGCGAAGAATCAAAACTACTTACGTCAGGAGGATGTGGAAAAAATTATCTCTACCTATGCAGAAAGAAAGGAGGAAGAGAAATATGCTCATGTGGCTTCATTGGAGGAGGTAAAAGAAAACGATTACAACCTCAATATTCCTCGTTATGTAGATACTTTTGAGGAGGAAGCACAAGTGGACTTAGATGCTGTTTCGGATAGATTGCAAAATCTAGCGGTTGAAATGGAAGAAACAGATACAACGATCCAAGATTTCTGTAATCAGTTGAACATTAAAACGCCTTTCTAA